The following coding sequences lie in one Klebsiella huaxiensis genomic window:
- a CDS encoding transketolase encodes MKTTESQKVAAAAWRIRRYALRMGEVQGQGYIGQALGYADVLATAFSHAMSYRPQDPEWEGRDRFLLSHGHYAIAYYAALLEAGIIPEEELETYGSDDSRLPMSGMATYTPAMEMSGGSLGQGLSIAVGMALGLRQKGSASWVYNSMSDGELDEGSTWEAAMSAAHYGLTNLINIVDVNKQQADGDSRKILGFEPLHEKWAAFGWYVQRVDGNDQAAVIAAFDNAKSHPGEQPRVILCDTLMGKGVPFLETRDKNHFIRVDADEWQKAIAELDANKPEGVL; translated from the coding sequence ATGAAGACGACCGAATCACAAAAAGTTGCCGCTGCGGCGTGGCGTATCCGTCGCTATGCTCTGCGAATGGGGGAAGTTCAGGGGCAGGGCTATATTGGCCAGGCGCTGGGTTATGCTGATGTGCTGGCGACCGCGTTCAGCCATGCAATGAGTTATCGTCCGCAAGACCCTGAGTGGGAAGGGCGCGACCGCTTCCTGCTCTCTCACGGTCACTATGCCATCGCCTATTATGCGGCGCTGCTGGAGGCGGGAATTATCCCTGAGGAGGAGCTGGAAACCTACGGTTCCGATGATAGCCGCCTGCCGATGTCAGGAATGGCAACCTATACGCCAGCGATGGAGATGTCTGGCGGTTCATTAGGGCAAGGGCTGTCTATCGCCGTGGGGATGGCGCTTGGGCTGAGGCAAAAGGGAAGCGCGTCGTGGGTCTATAACTCGATGTCGGATGGTGAACTGGACGAAGGTTCAACCTGGGAAGCGGCGATGTCGGCGGCCCACTATGGCCTGACCAATCTGATTAATATCGTCGATGTGAACAAACAACAGGCCGACGGCGATTCGCGCAAAATTCTCGGCTTTGAACCGCTACACGAGAAATGGGCCGCTTTCGGCTGGTACGTACAGCGTGTGGACGGAAACGATCAAGCTGCGGTGATTGCCGCCTTTGATAACGCGAAAAGCCATCCTGGCGAACAGCCGCGAGTCATTCTTTGCGACACGCTGATGGGTAAAGGCGTACCGTTCCTTGAAACCCGCGATAAGAACCATTTTATACGCGTCGATGCTGATGAATGGCAAAAAGCGATTGCGGAGTTGGATGCCAACAAACCGGAAGGAGTGCTGTAA
- the cecR gene encoding transcriptional regulator CecR: protein MTTTPITSKGEQAKSQLIAAAIAQFGEYGLHATTRDIAAQAGQNIAAIPYYFGSKDDLYLACAQWIADFIGNNFRPHAQAAEMLLSVPEPDKDEIRAQILGACQNMIRLLTEDGTVNLSKFISREQLSPTRAYQLIHDQVIAPLHCYLTRLIAAFTGLEADSTQMVLHTHALLGQVLAFRLGRETVLRRAGWAEFDQEKTEQIIQVITCHVDFVLQGLSQRSLES from the coding sequence ATGACGACGACACCCATTACCAGCAAAGGCGAGCAGGCGAAAAGCCAGCTTATCGCTGCCGCTATCGCCCAGTTCGGTGAGTACGGCCTGCATGCTACTACCCGTGATATTGCCGCTCAGGCCGGGCAAAACATCGCGGCTATTCCTTACTATTTCGGTTCCAAGGACGATCTGTACCTCGCCTGCGCCCAGTGGATTGCCGACTTCATCGGCAATAATTTTCGCCCTCATGCGCAGGCGGCAGAAATGTTGCTCAGTGTGCCTGAACCGGATAAAGACGAGATTCGCGCGCAGATCCTCGGGGCCTGCCAGAATATGATCCGACTGCTGACTGAAGACGGCACGGTGAACTTGAGTAAATTCATCTCCCGTGAACAACTGTCGCCGACCCGTGCCTATCAGTTAATCCACGATCAGGTCATTGCCCCACTACACTGCTATCTGACAAGACTGATCGCGGCCTTCACCGGCCTTGAGGCAGACAGCACGCAAATGGTCCTCCATACCCATGCACTGCTCGGCCAGGTTCTCGCATTTCGCCTTGGCCGCGAAACCGTTCTGCGCCGCGCCGGTTGGGCCGAGTTTGATCAAGAAAAAACCGAACAAATCATTCAGGTCATCACCTGCCACGTTGATTTCGTTCTGCAAGGATTATCGCAAAGGAGTCTGGAGTCATGA
- a CDS encoding SDR family NAD(P)-dependent oxidoreductase, whose amino-acid sequence MLLKDKVAIITGAASVRGLGFATAKLFAENGAKVVIIDLNGEASKAAAAALGEGHLGLAANVADEVQVQAAIEQIMAKYGRVDVLVNNAGITQPLKLMDIKRANYDAVLDVSLRGTLLMSQAVIPAMRAQKSGSIVCISSVSAQRGGGIFGGPHYSAAKAGVLGLARAMARELGPDNVRVNCITPGLIQTDITAGKLTDEMTTNILAGIPMNRLGDAVDIARAALFLGSSLSSYSTGITLDVNGGMLIH is encoded by the coding sequence ATGTTATTAAAAGATAAAGTCGCCATTATTACGGGCGCGGCTTCCGTACGCGGTTTGGGTTTTGCAACAGCGAAATTATTTGCCGAAAACGGTGCCAAAGTGGTCATTATCGACCTCAATGGCGAAGCCAGTAAAGCCGCCGCTGCGGCATTAGGCGAAGGCCATCTTGGTCTCGCGGCAAACGTCGCTGATGAAGTTCAGGTGCAGGCGGCGATTGAGCAAATTATGGCGAAATACGGTCGGGTTGACGTGCTGGTCAATAATGCAGGCATTACTCAGCCGCTGAAGCTAATGGATATTAAGCGCGCCAACTATGATGCGGTGCTGGACGTCAGCCTGCGCGGCACGCTGCTGATGTCGCAGGCGGTGATTCCGGCAATGCGGGCGCAGAAATCTGGCAGCATCGTCTGCATCTCTTCCGTTTCCGCCCAGCGCGGCGGCGGTATCTTCGGCGGCCCGCACTACAGCGCGGCAAAAGCTGGCGTGTTGGGGCTGGCGAGGGCGATGGCACGTGAGCTGGGACCGGATAACGTCCGCGTCAACTGTATTACCCCGGGGCTGATTCAGACCGATATTACCGCCGGTAAGCTGACCGATGAAATGACCACCAATATTCTCGCCGGGATCCCGATGAATCGCCTTGGTGATGCTGTGGACATCGCACGTGCTGCGCTGTTCCTCGGAAGCTCCCTCTCATCCTACTCCACCGGCATCACCCTGGACGTCAACGGCGGCATGTTAATCCACTAA
- a CDS encoding MFS transporter: MSRIDTVVCTDARKTKYRFVVLTMIFLVYAINYADRTNIGAVLPFIIDEFHINNFEAGAIASMFFLGYAVSQIPAGFFIAKRGTRGLVSLSIFGFSAFTWLMGTVSSVVGLKMVRLGLGLSEGPCPVGLASTINNWFPPKEKATATGVYIAATMFAPIIVPPLAVWIAVTWGWRWVFFSFAIPGIFAAIAWYLLVKSKPSESGFVSQSELDEINAGRDENKSVERENILIADKFTWLDKIIRVKKMAPIDTAKGLFTSKNILGDCLAYFMMVSVLYGLLTWIPLYLVKERGFDVMSMGFVASMPCIGGFIGAIGGGWISDKLLGRRRKPTMMFTAISTVVMMLIMLNIPASTWAVCVGLFFVGLCLNIGWPAFTAYGMAVSDSKTYPIASSIINSGGNLGGFVAPMAAGFLLDQTGSFNSVFTYFGICAAIGLVVILFLDEPQ; encoded by the coding sequence ATGTCACGTATAGATACTGTAGTCTGTACTGACGCCAGGAAAACAAAATATCGGTTCGTGGTATTAACGATGATTTTCCTGGTGTATGCAATAAATTATGCCGACAGAACGAATATTGGTGCGGTGCTGCCGTTCATCATTGATGAGTTTCATATCAACAACTTTGAAGCCGGGGCCATCGCCAGTATGTTTTTCCTTGGCTACGCGGTAAGCCAGATCCCAGCCGGATTTTTCATTGCCAAACGTGGTACCCGAGGGTTGGTCTCGCTGTCAATTTTTGGTTTTTCCGCTTTTACCTGGCTGATGGGCACAGTGAGTTCGGTTGTTGGCCTGAAGATGGTGCGTTTGGGACTAGGGCTTAGCGAAGGACCGTGCCCGGTGGGGCTGGCTTCGACTATCAATAACTGGTTCCCGCCGAAAGAGAAAGCCACGGCAACGGGCGTTTACATAGCTGCCACCATGTTTGCACCGATTATTGTACCGCCGCTGGCGGTGTGGATTGCGGTCACCTGGGGCTGGCGCTGGGTGTTCTTCTCTTTCGCGATCCCTGGAATTTTTGCTGCAATTGCCTGGTATCTGCTGGTGAAATCAAAACCTTCCGAGAGTGGTTTCGTTTCGCAAAGTGAACTGGATGAGATCAATGCCGGGCGTGATGAAAATAAGAGTGTCGAGCGTGAAAATATCCTTATTGCCGATAAATTTACCTGGCTGGATAAAATAATCCGCGTGAAAAAGATGGCTCCTATTGATACAGCAAAAGGTTTGTTTACCTCTAAAAATATTCTTGGCGACTGTCTGGCCTATTTTATGATGGTTAGCGTGCTGTATGGTTTATTAACCTGGATCCCGCTGTATTTAGTCAAAGAACGCGGTTTTGATGTGATGAGCATGGGCTTTGTGGCAAGTATGCCGTGCATCGGTGGATTTATTGGCGCAATTGGTGGTGGATGGATTTCTGATAAATTATTAGGCCGCCGTCGTAAGCCAACTATGATGTTTACCGCTATCTCAACGGTCGTCATGATGCTCATTATGTTGAATATTCCGGCAAGCACCTGGGCAGTTTGCGTTGGATTATTCTTTGTCGGTTTATGTTTGAATATCGGCTGGCCGGCCTTTACCGCCTACGGTATGGCCGTTTCGGATAGTAAAACCTATCCAATCGCCTCTTCTATTATTAATAGCGGTGGCAACCTCGGTGGATTCGTTGCCCCAATGGCTGCGGGGTTCTTACTCGACCAGACTGGTAGCTTTAATTCAGTCTTCACCTATTTTGGTATCTGTGCCGCAATAGGTCTGGTGGTTATTTTATTTCTCGATGAACCACAGTAA
- a CDS encoding LysR substrate-binding domain-containing protein — protein sequence MNQPLQNKSLPMPSLRNIQAFIEVSDTGSLNLAAENLNITASAVSHQIASLEQYLGKKLFSRSSKGVILTTIGEKYLKEVSGALNIIGQATNQVINDIHQDYLRIHSAPSFGLLWLMPRLNKFRQTWPELKISLTCSYESIQFSRDNIDIDIRHGLSQWPTLVVKTIKNERVLPYTSLSYLASHNIQLIEDLLACDLIHSDSTLINWSNWLSWHKVRVWNKNFIFNFDRSYMSIEAARMGMGIILESNLLAGQSINQRHLTAVFTNDVSMPVSAHHFVLPHTNEQKEKVKIFFNWVSEELSREGFYI from the coding sequence ATGAATCAGCCGCTTCAAAATAAAAGCCTGCCGATGCCCTCCTTACGCAACATTCAGGCTTTCATCGAGGTTTCCGATACCGGTAGCCTCAATCTGGCCGCTGAAAATCTCAATATTACCGCTTCGGCTGTCAGCCATCAGATAGCCAGCCTTGAACAATATTTGGGAAAAAAGCTGTTTTCTCGCAGCAGTAAAGGGGTGATATTAACCACTATTGGCGAAAAATATCTTAAAGAGGTTTCCGGGGCATTAAATATAATTGGTCAGGCCACCAATCAGGTGATTAATGATATCCACCAAGATTATTTGCGTATTCATTCAGCACCTAGCTTTGGATTATTGTGGCTGATGCCCCGTCTTAATAAATTTCGCCAGACCTGGCCTGAGCTTAAAATTAGCCTGACCTGCTCTTATGAAAGCATTCAGTTCTCCCGCGATAATATTGATATCGATATTCGCCACGGGCTTTCTCAGTGGCCAACGCTGGTGGTCAAAACGATAAAGAATGAGCGCGTGCTCCCTTATACTTCATTATCTTATTTAGCTAGCCATAATATTCAGCTCATCGAAGACTTACTGGCCTGCGATCTTATTCATTCAGATAGCACGTTGATCAACTGGAGTAACTGGTTATCCTGGCACAAGGTTCGCGTCTGGAATAAAAACTTTATATTCAATTTCGACCGTTCATATATGAGTATTGAGGCGGCGCGTATGGGGATGGGCATTATTCTTGAAAGCAACCTGCTGGCCGGGCAGAGCATTAACCAGCGGCATTTGACCGCCGTTTTTACCAACGATGTGAGTATGCCGGTTAGCGCTCATCACTTTGTTTTACCGCACACCAACGAGCAAAAGGAGAAAGTGAAGATCTTCTTTAATTGGGTTTCTGAAGAGCTGAGTCGAGAAGGATTTTATATTTAA
- a CDS encoding transketolase family protein, protein MSQTTQKPRLKTSAMIASIADEDQVTVPAPFGVALSKLAAQRPEIVGMTADLSKYTDLHIFAQAFPDRFFQMGMAEQLLMGAAGGMAKEGFIPFATTYAAFATRRAYDFIHQVIAEEHLNVKICAALPGLTTGYGPSHQATEDLAIMRGIPGMVIVDPCDALEIEQAVPAIADHNGPVYMRLLRGRVPLVLDKYDYKFELGKAKLLEDGNDVLIISSGLMTMRALETVEKLRADNISVAVLHVPTIKPLDEKAIIEQASKPGRLVITAENHTSVGGLGEAVAALLMRKGVRCELDTVGLPDEFLLAGALPTLHDRYGISTAMMVEKIKYRLR, encoded by the coding sequence ATGAGCCAGACTACTCAGAAACCCCGTTTAAAAACGTCTGCAATGATCGCTTCAATTGCCGATGAAGATCAGGTGACTGTTCCTGCTCCGTTTGGTGTCGCGCTCTCGAAGCTGGCGGCACAACGCCCGGAAATCGTCGGTATGACCGCCGACCTGTCGAAGTATACTGATCTGCATATTTTCGCCCAGGCCTTTCCGGATCGCTTCTTCCAGATGGGGATGGCGGAACAGCTGCTGATGGGGGCCGCTGGGGGAATGGCGAAAGAGGGATTTATCCCTTTCGCCACCACCTACGCCGCTTTTGCTACCCGCCGGGCCTATGATTTTATCCATCAGGTTATCGCCGAAGAGCATCTGAACGTGAAAATCTGCGCGGCGTTGCCGGGTCTCACCACCGGTTACGGGCCAAGTCATCAGGCTACGGAAGACCTGGCGATTATGCGCGGCATCCCCGGCATGGTGATAGTTGACCCTTGTGATGCACTGGAGATAGAACAGGCGGTACCGGCGATCGCCGATCATAACGGCCCGGTTTATATGCGCCTGCTGCGCGGCAGGGTACCGCTGGTGCTGGATAAATATGACTATAAATTCGAACTGGGCAAAGCGAAGCTGCTGGAGGACGGTAACGATGTGCTGATTATCTCTTCCGGGTTGATGACCATGCGCGCTCTTGAAACGGTGGAGAAACTGCGCGCCGACAATATCAGCGTGGCGGTGCTGCACGTGCCGACAATCAAACCACTTGATGAAAAAGCGATTATTGAGCAAGCCTCGAAGCCAGGTCGTCTGGTGATCACTGCGGAAAACCACACCTCAGTCGGTGGGTTGGGAGAAGCGGTAGCCGCGCTGCTGATGCGTAAAGGTGTGCGCTGCGAGTTGGATACGGTTGGCCTGCCCGACGAATTCCTGCTGGCTGGCGCGCTACCGACGCTACATGACCGCTATGGTATATCTACTGCGATGATGGTCGAAAAAATTAAGTATCGTCTGCGTTAA